From the genome of Methanobrevibacter smithii ATCC 35061, one region includes:
- a CDS encoding coiled-coil domain-containing protein: MKTGKGVVKKYSREYNRTLKNGEKKKYTTKQIQITIPKHDDIYEDKEEVLIIPQSEIEEFKNLEDKVSALEIANYIYTNEIETTPKVNVEAFENEINQLKQEKDQLLSTLENESSKLETLKDKHSKLIEENENIKTKFVNIKQETENIKTKFTSIKDENKNLKDKCSYIKDENKSIKDSYERISNKYTSLKQDTLNTKTSYANIFESNQNLEKELKSMYDEYNELVDKYNELEEENYFLKSNKSHDEYIANRIKEFILKTD, encoded by the coding sequence ATGAAAACTGGAAAAGGTGTTGTAAAAAAATATTCTAGAGAATACAATAGAACTCTTAAAAATGGTGAAAAGAAAAAATACACAACAAAACAGATACAAATCACAATACCTAAACATGATGATATATACGAAGATAAAGAAGAAGTTTTAATTATTCCTCAAAGTGAAATTGAAGAGTTTAAGAACTTGGAAGATAAAGTTAGTGCACTTGAAATAGCCAATTATATCTACACCAATGAAATAGAAACCACCCCAAAAGTAAATGTCGAAGCATTTGAAAATGAGATTAATCAGCTTAAACAAGAAAAAGATCAATTATTATCTACTCTTGAAAATGAATCTTCAAAATTAGAAACTTTAAAAGACAAGCATTCTAAATTAATTGAAGAAAACGAAAACATCAAAACCAAATTCGTGAATATCAAACAGGAAACTGAAAACATCAAAACCAAATTCACAAGCATAAAAGACGAAAACAAAAACCTCAAGGACAAATGTTCATACATAAAAGATGAAAACAAAAGCATTAAAGATAGCTACGAAAGAATAAGCAATAAATACACTAGCTTAAAACAGGACACACTTAATACTAAAACCAGCTATGCAAATATTTTTGAAAGTAATCAAAACCTAGAAAAAGAACTTAAAAGTATGTATGATGAATACAACGAATTAGTTGATAAATATAATGAATTAGAAGAAGAAAATTACTTCCTCAAATCAAATAAAAGTCATGATGAATATATAGCTAATAGAATTAAAGAATTTATTTTAAAAACAGACTAA
- a CDS encoding zinc ribbon domain-containing protein, with translation MGFCNSCGRPIVKADYGTNADGSLNDEYCKDCFQNGEFTEPDITLEEMITRKTKEMMEKNPRLPENQATGITVGFIPGLKRWCPEEFWDDEF, from the coding sequence ATGGGATTTTGTAATTCTTGCGGCAGGCCAATTGTAAAAGCAGATTATGGTACTAACGCAGATGGTAGTTTAAATGATGAATATTGTAAAGATTGTTTTCAAAATGGGGAATTTACAGAACCTGATATAACTCTTGAAGAAATGATTACAAGAAAAACAAAGGAAATGATGGAAAAAAATCCTAGATTGCCTGAAAACCAAGCTACAGGTATTACTGTTGGATTTATACCAGGTTTAAAAAGATGGTGTCCAGAAGAGTTCTGGGATGATGAATTTTAG
- a CDS encoding bifunctional 5,6,7,8-tetrahydromethanopterin hydro-lyase/3-hexulose-6-phosphate synthase: MYNIGEALIGDGNELAHIDLIIGEKEGPVGQAFANGLSNLSVGHTPLTTVIRPNLMTKPATLIIPKVTVGDLDDAAKVFGPAQTAVGRAVADAVEEGYIPKDIVEDIVINVSVFIDPAAKNYRKIYQYNYGATKLAIRRAMEGYPSIDKVLAEKDRGTHPIMGFRVQKLWSPPYLQVALDLDNLDAMERIINDLPDKERVLIEAGTPLVKKFGVGVVGKIRELRPSAFIIADLKTLDVGRVEIKMAADETADAVAISGLGTIESIKKAIHETQKQGIYSILDMMNVADFEEKLSALPDDLKPDIVLLHRNVDLETYKAEKGEDTSEMTEWGNIKSIKKLIGDGLVAVAGGITPNKVEEATSKGADIIIAGRYIIGSRDVRRAAEDFLAHFPQDPDSMRLALDEDEQVN; this comes from the coding sequence ATGTACAATATAGGAGAAGCTCTTATTGGTGATGGAAACGAGTTAGCTCATATTGATTTAATAATCGGTGAAAAAGAAGGACCTGTAGGTCAAGCTTTTGCAAACGGATTATCAAATTTATCTGTGGGCCACACTCCATTAACCACTGTAATTAGACCAAATTTAATGACTAAACCAGCAACTTTAATCATTCCTAAAGTTACTGTTGGAGATTTAGACGATGCTGCTAAAGTATTTGGACCTGCACAAACTGCTGTTGGTAGGGCAGTAGCTGATGCAGTAGAAGAAGGATACATTCCAAAAGACATCGTTGAGGACATCGTAATTAATGTAAGTGTATTTATTGACCCTGCTGCAAAAAATTATAGGAAAATATATCAATACAACTATGGAGCAACTAAATTAGCTATTAGAAGGGCTATGGAAGGTTACCCATCTATTGACAAAGTACTTGCAGAAAAAGATCGTGGAACTCACCCAATTATGGGCTTCAGAGTACAAAAACTTTGGTCCCCACCATATTTACAAGTTGCACTTGATTTAGACAACTTAGACGCTATGGAAAGAATCATCAACGATTTGCCTGATAAAGAAAGAGTTCTTATTGAAGCGGGAACTCCACTTGTTAAAAAATTCGGTGTCGGTGTTGTTGGAAAAATTAGGGAATTACGTCCAAGTGCATTCATTATAGCTGACCTAAAAACTTTAGATGTTGGTAGAGTAGAAATAAAAATGGCTGCAGATGAAACAGCAGATGCAGTAGCTATTTCTGGTCTTGGAACTATCGAATCTATTAAGAAAGCTATTCATGAAACTCAAAAACAAGGTATTTATTCAATCCTTGATATGATGAATGTGGCTGACTTTGAAGAAAAATTATCTGCTCTTCCAGATGACTTAAAACCGGATATAGTTTTATTACACAGAAATGTGGATTTAGAAACTTACAAAGCTGAAAAAGGTGAAGATACCAGTGAAATGACTGAATGGGGTAATATTAAATCCATTAAAAAACTCATTGGTGACGGTTTAGTTGCAGTAGCTGGAGGAATTACTCCTAATAAAGTAGAGGAAGCTACTTCAAAAGGTGCAGATATTATTATTGCAGGTAGATACATTATTGGTTCTAGAGATGTAAGAAGAGCTGCTGAAGACTTCTTAGCACATTTCCCACAAGATCCAGATAGTATGAGACTTGCACTTGATGAAGACGAACAAGTAAATTAA
- a CDS encoding threonine--tRNA ligase, whose product MRILLIHSDYLNYNVKNKTPVAEEIEDAKKQGAFDESLVVFTAVEKDDENNPQGIVKNLVKEVIKTNDQVKAENIVLYPYAHLSSSLSSPKVAVQVLKDAEEALDAEGLNVKRVPFGWYKAFEISCKGHPLSELSRTITAEEEEEEEVEKKPSSWSILDGDKIIDIDDFKFENDQLEKLVSYELGTGASDAGEPPHVKLMREKELCDYESASDVGNLKWFPKGRLVRDLLADYVYNLVVDQGAMPIETPIFYDLDNEAINVHAAKFGERQYRTDTKKNLMLRFACCFGAFRVMADPFITWKNLPAKLYELSTYSFRFEKKGEVVGLKRLRAFTMPDFHSFCADMNSTLEEFSKQTDMCIQTGVDLDVNYEIIFRATKDFYDENKDWMYSIGKKIGKPVLLEILPERKHYWSCKIDFAAIDYLGRPIENPTVQIDVESGKRFDITYLGEDGKEHYPTILHCSPTGSIERVICSLLEKTAIELDEKAPMLPTWLSPIEVRIITVGEDHKDFANELYDKINAENIRVDVDDRDESVGKKIRNAATEWIPYIFVVGDNEKESGVFSVTVRETGEKVDMTVDELIKEILDKTKGMPYRGLPLPKDISTRINFQ is encoded by the coding sequence ATGAGAATACTACTTATTCATTCTGATTATTTAAATTACAATGTAAAAAATAAAACACCTGTAGCTGAAGAAATCGAAGATGCTAAAAAACAAGGAGCATTTGACGAATCTTTAGTTGTATTTACAGCTGTTGAAAAAGACGACGAAAATAACCCACAAGGGATTGTTAAAAATTTAGTTAAAGAAGTTATTAAAACTAATGACCAAGTTAAAGCAGAAAATATAGTTTTATATCCATATGCTCACTTATCTTCTTCTTTAAGCTCTCCAAAAGTAGCTGTTCAAGTATTAAAAGATGCTGAAGAAGCTTTAGATGCTGAAGGATTAAATGTTAAAAGAGTACCTTTCGGATGGTATAAGGCATTTGAAATTTCCTGTAAAGGACACCCATTAAGTGAACTTTCAAGAACCATTACTGCTGAAGAGGAAGAGGAAGAGGAAGTAGAGAAAAAACCTTCTTCATGGTCTATTCTGGATGGAGATAAAATTATCGATATTGATGATTTCAAATTTGAAAATGATCAGTTGGAAAAACTTGTTAGCTATGAACTTGGTACCGGCGCATCTGATGCAGGAGAACCACCTCATGTTAAATTAATGAGGGAAAAAGAGTTATGTGACTATGAAAGTGCATCTGATGTAGGAAACCTCAAATGGTTCCCAAAAGGACGTTTAGTTCGCGATTTACTTGCTGATTATGTTTATAATTTAGTTGTAGACCAAGGAGCAATGCCTATTGAAACTCCAATTTTCTATGATTTGGACAACGAAGCTATTAATGTTCATGCAGCTAAATTTGGAGAAAGACAATACAGAACAGACACCAAGAAAAACTTAATGCTTAGATTTGCATGCTGTTTTGGTGCATTTAGAGTAATGGCTGATCCATTTATTACCTGGAAAAATTTACCTGCAAAACTCTATGAATTATCCACTTACAGTTTCCGTTTTGAGAAAAAAGGAGAAGTTGTAGGTCTTAAAAGATTAAGAGCATTTACTATGCCGGATTTCCATAGTTTCTGTGCTGATATGAACAGTACCTTAGAAGAATTCTCAAAACAAACTGATATGTGTATTCAGACAGGTGTAGATTTGGATGTTAATTATGAAATAATTTTCAGAGCTACTAAAGATTTCTATGATGAAAATAAAGATTGGATGTATAGCATCGGTAAAAAAATAGGTAAACCAGTTTTACTTGAAATTTTACCTGAAAGAAAACATTACTGGTCTTGTAAAATAGACTTTGCAGCTATTGACTACTTAGGAAGACCAATTGAAAATCCGACTGTTCAAATAGATGTTGAAAGTGGTAAAAGATTTGATATTACATATCTTGGAGAAGATGGAAAAGAACATTATCCAACTATTCTTCACTGCAGTCCAACTGGAAGTATAGAAAGGGTTATCTGCAGTTTACTTGAAAAAACAGCTATTGAATTAGATGAAAAAGCTCCAATGTTACCTACCTGGTTAAGTCCTATTGAAGTAAGGATTATAACTGTTGGTGAAGATCACAAAGACTTTGCTAATGAATTATATGATAAAATCAATGCTGAAAATATTCGTGTTGATGTAGATGACAGGGATGAAAGTGTTGGTAAAAAAATAAGGAATGCTGCTACTGAATGGATTCCTTACATATTTGTTGTTGGAGACAATGAAAAAGAATCTGGTGTGTTCTCCGTAACAGTTCGTGAAACTGGTGAAAAGGTTGACATGACTGTGGATGAATTAATTAAAGAGATTCTTGACAAAACCAAAGGAATGCCTTACAGAGGATTACCTTTACCAAAAGATATCTCAACAAGAATTAATTTCCAATAA
- the cfbB gene encoding Ni-sirohydrochlorin a,c-diamide synthase yields the protein MRIILAGTGSAVGKTTIATGIMKALSEEYNVQPFKVGPDYIDPTYHTLATGNTSRNLDSFFMKEGQVRDAFLKAMEKKDIAIIEGVRGLYEGIDSINDIGSTASIAKSLNAPVILIINSRSLVKSAAALVLGFKALDPEINIAGVILNKVKNNAHYLKTKKSIEEITDVEVIGGIIRDDSISIEQRHLGLVPAVERENSLSFIELWSNIIKESIDLDRLVEIAKEAPKLTSPREDIWNKLNKQKVKIGVAYDEVFNFYYKENIESLEANSCKVEYFSPLKDESLPDVDGLYIGGGYPELFSKELSQNTVLLKQIKQFHMENRPIFAECGGLMYLMNSIHEDKQVGVYPYNSILTDKVQALKYTIAEVKKDNIISKKGEKFNGHEFHYSKVLVDNSNIKHDLAFNILRGKGSYNNQDGFMEKNTLASYVHTHVAAMPNFGGNLAISAREVGG from the coding sequence ATGAGAATTATATTAGCAGGAACTGGTAGTGCAGTTGGAAAAACAACAATAGCTACTGGAATTATGAAAGCATTAAGCGAAGAATATAATGTCCAACCATTTAAAGTAGGGCCAGACTATATTGATCCAACTTACCACACATTAGCTACCGGAAATACCTCAAGAAATCTTGATTCATTTTTTATGAAAGAGGGACAGGTAAGAGATGCATTTTTAAAAGCCATGGAAAAAAAAGACATTGCAATTATTGAAGGCGTCCGTGGCCTTTATGAGGGTATTGACTCTATAAATGATATTGGAAGTACAGCATCAATAGCTAAATCTTTAAATGCTCCTGTTATTTTAATTATTAATTCTAGAAGTTTAGTAAAAAGTGCTGCTGCTTTAGTTTTAGGATTTAAAGCATTAGACCCTGAAATTAATATTGCTGGAGTCATACTAAATAAAGTAAAAAACAATGCCCATTACTTAAAGACTAAAAAATCCATTGAAGAAATTACTGATGTTGAAGTAATCGGAGGAATTATCCGTGATGACTCAATATCCATTGAGCAAAGACATTTGGGATTAGTTCCTGCAGTTGAAAGAGAAAATTCCCTGTCTTTTATTGAACTTTGGTCAAATATAATAAAAGAATCTATTGATTTAGACAGATTGGTTGAAATAGCTAAAGAGGCTCCAAAATTAACTTCACCAAGAGAAGATATCTGGAATAAACTGAATAAACAGAAGGTTAAAATTGGAGTGGCATATGATGAAGTATTTAATTTTTATTATAAGGAAAATATTGAATCTCTGGAAGCCAATAGCTGCAAAGTGGAATATTTCTCACCTCTAAAAGATGAATCCCTTCCAGATGTAGACGGATTATATATTGGCGGAGGATATCCTGAATTATTTTCTAAAGAATTATCCCAAAACACAGTCCTGCTAAAACAGATAAAACAATTCCATATGGAAAACAGACCTATTTTTGCTGAATGTGGAGGTTTAATGTATCTTATGAATTCTATTCATGAAGACAAACAAGTTGGAGTTTATCCATATAATTCAATTTTAACTGATAAAGTTCAGGCCTTAAAATATACAATAGCCGAAGTTAAGAAAGACAATATAATCTCTAAAAAAGGTGAAAAATTCAATGGACATGAATTCCATTACTCAAAAGTTCTAGTAGACAATTCCAATATAAAACATGATTTAGCTTTTAATATTTTAAGAGGAAAAGGTTCATATAATAATCAAGACGGATTTATGGAAAAAAACACACTTGCAAGCTATGTACATACACATGTAGCAGCTATGCCTAATTTCGGAGGGAATTTAGCTATTTCTGCAAGAGAAGTTGGAGGATAA
- a CDS encoding oligosaccharide repeat unit polymerase family protein codes for MNFKNFDFFSPYIVAIAIMVFLSMGYIGSFNYRFEYPLSAETIGTVLLATLVFLIGAGIIKSQVTIYENESSPIYIKINNFFNQKILITLVLIAIILQSINMILIGGIPLFNSVLKSNATTNIWRIAYPLFLIMINLLIAKYYKKRYLILVLIGALIFGLNGYRTSVLGILASIFITMYYINKINRKIGILFVGLIIIGLLAIGYIASQSISGQHWMLNPLELIFYRAGFTLEVFQRILNLGGTTHGHILSMIFSSGSPRTFIGLYVLTDNVCITSTMFGPAYLDFGLTGVLIQMFFMGIFLKVLNIVGKYKKEVGIGIYSIILTHTLIWIETGPTDIMIWFLYLLGFIVIVLNYKNIKFKQKLI; via the coding sequence ATGAACTTTAAAAACTTTGACTTTTTTTCACCATATATTGTAGCAATTGCAATAATGGTTTTTTTATCAATGGGATATATCGGATCATTTAATTACAGATTCGAGTATCCTTTAAGTGCAGAAACAATCGGAACAGTTTTACTTGCAACACTGGTATTTTTAATTGGAGCAGGAATTATAAAATCTCAAGTTACAATATATGAAAATGAATCTTCTCCAATATATATAAAAATAAACAACTTTTTTAACCAAAAAATATTAATTACACTTGTTTTAATAGCGATTATACTTCAATCAATAAATATGATTCTTATTGGAGGAATTCCACTTTTCAACAGCGTACTGAAATCAAATGCAACTACAAACATCTGGAGAATAGCTTATCCATTATTTTTAATTATGATAAATCTTTTAATAGCCAAATATTATAAAAAAAGATATCTGATTTTGGTTTTAATTGGAGCTTTAATATTTGGATTAAATGGATATAGAACATCAGTACTTGGAATTTTAGCCAGTATATTTATTACAATGTATTATATCAATAAAATAAATAGAAAAATAGGAATTTTATTTGTGGGATTGATCATAATCGGTTTACTGGCTATCGGATATATTGCATCACAGTCCATTTCAGGCCAGCACTGGATGTTGAATCCTCTTGAGCTAATATTTTACAGAGCAGGATTTACCCTTGAAGTATTTCAAAGAATCTTAAACTTGGGAGGCACTACTCATGGCCATATTTTATCTATGATTTTTTCAAGTGGCAGCCCAAGAACTTTTATTGGACTGTATGTCCTTACAGACAATGTTTGTATAACTTCCACCATGTTTGGACCGGCATATCTTGATTTTGGATTAACTGGTGTTTTAATACAAATGTTTTTCATGGGGATATTCTTAAAAGTCCTCAATATAGTTGGAAAATATAAAAAAGAAGTTGGAATAGGAATCTATTCCATAATTTTAACACATACCTTAATCTGGATTGAAACAGGACCTACAGATATTATGATATGGTTCCTGTATTTATTGGGATTTATTGTGATTGTTTTAAATTATAAAAATATTAAATTTAAACAAAAATTAATATAA
- a CDS encoding restriction endonuclease — protein MEKPQLINFIAKVMEDSGFKVYKNFKTSQRVIDIYAILPTTIGDFGVVVACKNYDKNFEVGVDVLRDMERVAESLKASKVAIIASSSFTNQATNYALRKNIKLVDRDDLVELAKKYQDKTETQSTLDVGKEEEVANEDYYDYSYDSDDMDYLMRKQDEKEFIYNSSNSLHAYDNSHRSHGLLSKFEGHNRSQQRASLAPVNSYYYDSKPKMSFNISETLSRLLANPIAVILLVVIVSYALSYLLGNVLKAGGGIGGLVEMLVALVMSYGLTYFFSERNRYFIIRGTVIFFVSLIILIILIFV, from the coding sequence TTGGAAAAACCACAATTGATTAATTTTATAGCTAAAGTGATGGAGGATTCAGGTTTTAAAGTTTATAAGAATTTTAAAACTTCACAAAGGGTTATAGATATTTATGCAATTTTGCCTACAACAATCGGGGATTTTGGAGTAGTTGTAGCATGTAAAAACTATGATAAAAATTTTGAAGTTGGCGTTGATGTATTAAGAGATATGGAACGTGTAGCTGAAAGTTTAAAAGCTTCTAAAGTAGCTATTATTGCATCATCTAGTTTTACAAATCAGGCTACTAATTATGCTCTTAGAAAAAATATCAAGCTTGTTGATAGGGATGATTTAGTTGAACTGGCTAAAAAATATCAGGATAAAACAGAAACTCAATCAACTTTGGATGTCGGAAAAGAAGAGGAAGTAGCTAATGAAGATTATTATGATTATTCATATGATTCTGATGATATGGATTATTTAATGAGAAAACAGGATGAAAAAGAATTTATTTATAACAGCTCAAATTCTTTGCATGCTTATGATAACTCTCATCGTTCTCATGGATTGCTGTCTAAATTTGAAGGTCATAATAGGTCTCAACAAAGAGCAAGTTTGGCTCCTGTAAATTCTTATTATTATGATTCTAAACCAAAAATGAGTTTTAATATTAGTGAAACATTATCCAGACTTTTAGCTAACCCTATAGCAGTTATACTTTTAGTTGTAATTGTCTCTTATGCATTATCCTATCTTTTAGGCAATGTTTTAAAAGCTGGTGGTGGAATTGGCGGTTTAGTTGAAATGCTTGTTGCATTAGTAATGTCTTATGGATTAACTTATTTCTTTTCAGAAAGAAACAGGTATTTCATTATTAGAGGAACCGTTATATTCTTTGTTTCATTAATTATATTGATTATATTAATTTTTGTTTAA
- the surE gene encoding 5'/3'-nucleotidase SurE — protein MKALISNDDGVNATGILAAKNAIEDLCEVCVVAPETQQSGIGHAITLYDPLRINPTTLRDKSQAYGVTGTPTDAVTFGLFEIMGEKPDIMISGINTGFNIGKAELTTSGTIGAALEAASFGIPSIAISQEVTRDYIKFENGTVDIDFSFAGKMLRKLVKIVFKKGLPDGIDLLNVNIPENPVDEEFEVAKLGNRMYTPIIQRRLDPRGKPYYWIGGDPYNSDCEGTDGHCLKKLNKATITPLTIDLTGEMDLIKEWLK, from the coding sequence ATGAAAGCATTAATAAGTAACGATGACGGAGTAAATGCAACAGGAATACTAGCTGCCAAAAATGCAATTGAAGATTTATGTGAAGTTTGTGTAGTGGCCCCTGAAACCCAACAAAGTGGAATTGGACATGCAATAACTCTTTATGACCCTTTAAGAATAAATCCAACAACTTTAAGAGATAAAAGCCAAGCTTATGGAGTAACTGGAACACCAACTGATGCAGTTACCTTCGGATTATTTGAAATTATGGGAGAAAAACCGGATATAATGATTTCTGGAATAAACACCGGTTTCAATATTGGAAAAGCTGAATTAACAACTTCCGGAACAATAGGTGCTGCACTTGAAGCTGCAAGTTTTGGAATTCCTTCAATAGCTATTTCTCAGGAAGTTACAAGAGATTATATTAAATTTGAAAATGGAACCGTAGATATTGATTTTAGTTTTGCAGGTAAAATGCTTAGAAAACTTGTAAAAATAGTATTTAAAAAAGGATTGCCTGATGGCATTGACTTATTAAATGTAAATATACCTGAAAATCCAGTAGATGAAGAATTTGAAGTTGCAAAACTTGGAAACAGAATGTACACTCCAATAATTCAAAGAAGATTGGATCCACGTGGAAAACCTTATTATTGGATTGGAGGAGACCCTTACAATTCAGACTGTGAAGGTACAGATGGCCATTGCCTTAAAAAACTAAATAAAGCAACCATAACCCCACTTACAATTGATTTAACCGGAGAAATGGATTTAATAAAAGAATGGTTAAAATAG
- a CDS encoding LSM domain-containing protein codes for MNNNDEINKLFLQFKGKNVSVDLRDDNRSEGKVIAVDNYLNLVLETENGLETIKGGNVVLVSLKD; via the coding sequence ATGAACAACAATGATGAAATTAATAAATTATTTTTACAATTTAAAGGTAAAAATGTTAGTGTAGATCTTAGAGACGATAATCGCAGTGAAGGCAAAGTAATAGCTGTTGATAATTACTTAAATCTAGTCCTTGAAACTGAAAACGGATTAGAAACTATAAAAGGTGGAAATGTAGTTTTAGTTAGTTTAAAAGACTAG
- a CDS encoding methanogenesis marker 12 protein: protein MVFIGMDHGTTGISFCIMSDDGEVIDVFKIGREESKQGKVSAIEELSKRVDLNSIDLMAVTYAMGDGINKIQNITQVKNRGILSINGAGKVTGGGTFVFSEIEDSNIPAVMIPGLHKDSDSLDKLFRAAYSHQASPEKVSICYNAFLETGWKNMIVADISSNSVDILIENGKIKGAMDACLGAMGIVHGPIDLEMIRQIDEEDFSANNRFSHAGAIKIADIDGKVANMKDQLLDNYESGDEKAKLAIDTLIMTVAMEIAGLDVVCENEIEGIVLTGSVGSATKPFNFENEINKYFKNKYSLKIISKESGAIGAAQIARDVYNGKKEILGILVDY, encoded by the coding sequence ATGGTTTTTATAGGAATGGATCATGGAACTACTGGAATCTCTTTTTGTATTATGTCTGATGATGGTGAAGTTATAGATGTTTTTAAAATTGGAAGAGAAGAAAGTAAACAGGGCAAAGTATCGGCTATTGAGGAATTATCTAAAAGAGTTGATTTAAACTCTATTGATTTGATGGCAGTTACTTATGCAATGGGTGATGGGATAAATAAGATTCAAAACATTACTCAGGTAAAAAATAGGGGAATTCTATCTATTAATGGAGCCGGAAAGGTCACCGGCGGAGGAACATTTGTTTTTAGTGAAATAGAGGACTCAAATATTCCGGCTGTTATGATACCTGGTCTTCATAAGGATTCTGATTCATTGGATAAATTATTCAGAGCAGCTTACTCTCATCAGGCCAGTCCTGAAAAAGTTAGCATATGTTATAATGCATTTTTAGAAACTGGCTGGAAAAATATGATTGTAGCAGATATTAGCTCCAATAGTGTGGATATTTTAATTGAAAACGGTAAAATTAAAGGAGCTATGGATGCTTGTTTAGGTGCTATGGGTATTGTCCATGGACCAATTGATCTGGAAATGATAAGACAAATTGATGAGGAAGATTTTTCAGCAAATAATCGTTTTTCACATGCAGGTGCTATAAAAATAGCTGATATTGACGGTAAAGTAGCTAATATGAAAGATCAATTATTGGATAATTATGAATCCGGGGATGAAAAAGCTAAATTGGCTATTGATACTTTAATAATGACTGTAGCTATGGAAATTGCAGGTTTGGATGTTGTTTGTGAAAATGAAATTGAAGGTATTGTTTTAACAGGTTCTGTAGGCAGTGCAACCAAACCTTTTAATTTTGAAAATGAGATTAACAAGTACTTTAAAAACAAGTATTCTTTAAAAATTATTTCTAAAGAATCCGGAGCTATTGGCGCAGCACAAATAGCTAGAGATGTTTATAATGGTAAAAAGGAGATTTTGGGGATTTTAGTAGATTATTAG
- the ilvC gene encoding ketol-acid reductoisomerase gives MKMYYESDVNTDALEGKTVAVMGYGSQGRAQSRNMADSGVNVIVGLRENGNSWNLAKEDGMTVKTFSDAAKEADIIHILLPDEIQEKVYNEQIAPYVEAGNTISFSHGYNIHFGLIKPDEDVNIVMFAPKGPGSRVRTTYLDGFGIPGLVAIEQDATGDALQLALGMAKACGFTKAGVIETTFKEETETDLFGEQAVLCGGLTALINAGFQTLVEAGYQPEIAYFETCHEVKLIVDDIYEHGFGGMWKDVSNTAEYGGLTRRDYVITEETKKGMKKVLSEIQDGTFKKQFADENATDAANLKEMRAAEDQETIEVVGERLRKACGLQKDD, from the coding sequence ATGAAAATGTATTACGAATCAGATGTAAATACTGATGCTCTTGAAGGTAAAACCGTAGCTGTAATGGGTTATGGAAGCCAAGGTAGAGCACAATCTAGAAACATGGCTGACAGTGGTGTCAATGTTATTGTTGGACTTAGAGAAAATGGTAATTCTTGGAATTTAGCTAAAGAAGATGGTATGACTGTAAAAACCTTCTCTGATGCAGCTAAAGAAGCAGATATCATCCATATTTTACTTCCTGATGAAATCCAAGAAAAAGTTTACAATGAACAAATTGCACCTTATGTTGAAGCTGGAAATACCATTTCCTTCTCTCACGGATATAACATTCACTTTGGATTAATCAAACCTGATGAAGATGTTAATATTGTAATGTTTGCTCCTAAAGGACCAGGTTCTAGAGTAAGAACTACTTACTTAGACGGTTTTGGAATTCCTGGATTAGTAGCTATTGAACAAGACGCTACTGGAGATGCATTACAACTTGCATTAGGTATGGCAAAAGCTTGTGGTTTCACTAAAGCTGGTGTAATTGAAACTACTTTTAAAGAAGAAACTGAAACTGATTTATTTGGTGAACAAGCTGTTTTATGTGGTGGACTTACTGCATTAATTAATGCTGGTTTCCAAACTTTAGTAGAAGCTGGTTACCAACCTGAAATTGCTTACTTTGAAACCTGTCACGAAGTAAAACTTATTGTTGATGATATTTATGAACATGGTTTCGGCGGAATGTGGAAAGATGTAAGTAATACTGCAGAATATGGTGGATTAACCAGAAGGGACTATGTCATAACTGAAGAAACTAAAAAAGGTATGAAAAAAGTTTTATCTGAAATTCAAGATGGTACTTTCAAAAAACAATTTGCTGATGAAAATGCAACTGATGCAGCAAACTTAAAAGAAATGAGGGCTGCTGAAGACCAAGAAACTATTGAAGTTGTTGGAGAAAGACTCAGAAAAGCTTGTGGATTACAAAAAGATGATTAA